In Larimichthys crocea isolate SSNF chromosome VI, L_crocea_2.0, whole genome shotgun sequence, one genomic interval encodes:
- the LOC104928535 gene encoding filamin-A-interacting protein 1 isoform X1, with translation MRSRNCTMEGPGDGHIQPTKGFIKQEEENTPELTKRKIKVQREEKDGKTAMSGPAKKPQKPADSRKTALPDLSKKDLLQLLGVMEGEVQAREDIIGMLKSDRTRPDTLEAHYGSAVPSKPLQALQRDGLLTHGNNSTEDVYEKPIAELDRLEDKQKETYRRMLEQLLLAEKCHRRTVMELDNEKRKHTDFMNKSDDFTNLLEQERERLKRLLEQEKAYQARKDKDHSRRLEKVRAELVKLKSFALMLVDERQLHIEQIDQQSQKVQDLTQKLQEKEQRLATVTETAKEDDQKVLKLEAELEHRAAKFAQEHEEMTAKLASEESQSRQLRLKLAGLAHKIEELEESNKMLHKSDEDLQELREKISKGECGDSSLMAELENLRKRVLEMEGKDEEITKTETQCKELRKKLQDEENHSKELRLEVDKLQKRMVELEKLEGAFNKSKTECALLHTNLEKEKRVVKDLAGELETVKTRMKELESSESKFEKAEMVLKDDLMKLKSFTVILVDERKNMAERLKQEEQKSDELSKMFKAEQGKVTEVTEKLIDESKKLLKFKSEMEIKVTSLTKEKDELKTKLASEEERCRELNTKISGMKIRMEGLEETEKEMQRTWANRDKHRNPDDDNKVKELTLEIERLKSRLKQLEVVEGDLMKTEDEYDLLEKKFRTEQDKANTLSKMLEEMKGQIARNKAIEKGEVVSSEAELRIRCKMEEAKTRELRVDVQALKEKIHELMNKEDQLSQLQVDYSVLQQRFMEEEEKKKSMSHEVTNLTKELEASKRYSRALRPSINGRRVVNVTSTAVQTDVMVSEPAEDETAAGFIRKSVLEENHLMSNLRQRGLKKPTVLERYPPASAELGAGKSWIPWMKKKEAITLTQTTPQKTNGASMLHPSEMTMSQKPGQPLHIRVTPDHENSTATLEITSPRAEDFFSSTTIIPTLGLQKPRITIVPKPTTVSSKSKACELMGDPDRAKSPVMITTISRTKSPDKTNGCSSNSLQSPVSIITVSATPVAEACASPEPHNITTGRTVIKMTPEKQPGPAPYRKYNGKSNIITTEDNKIHIHLGPQFKRPSEGCSSPVLTLGLGSESSKEMPTGTVLRSPRQSSMGKTTPNKMTSSITITPVTSASSRPTQSVPSSDVQSARSAATRIPVSKGMKPSSKAVLGVSTVTRLESRAESHSMKIELRKSTICGSASTAGGKI, from the exons ATGCGATCCAGGAACTGCACCATGGAGGGTCCAGGTGACGGACACATCCAGCCCACGAAAGGTTTtatcaaacaggaagaggagaacaCACCAGAGCTCACAAAGAGGAAGATCAAAGTCCAGCGAGAGGAGAAGGACGGGAAGACGGCGATGTCCGGACCGGCTAAGAAACCTCAGAAACCTGCAGACAGCCGGAAGACGGCGCTGCCGGATCTGTCAAAGAAggacctgctgcagctgctgggagTCATGGAAGGAGAAGTTCAG GCCAGAGAGGACATCATCGGCATGCTGAAGTCGGACAGAACCAGACCGGATACTCTGGAGGCCCACTACGGCTCGGCGGTCCCCAGCAAACCCCTTCAGGCCCTGCAGAGAGACGGACTGCTCACCCACGGCAACAACAGCACCGAGGACGTGTACGAGAAACCCATCGCCGAG TTGGACCGTctggaagacaaacagaaggaGACGTACAGACGGATGctggagcagctgctgctggctgagaAATGTCACCGGAGGACGGTGATGGAGCTGGACAACGAGAAACGCAAACACACCGACTTCATGAACAAGAGCGACGACTTCACCAACCTgctggagcaggagagggagag ACTCAAAAGGCTGTTGGAGCAGGAAAAGGCCTACCAGGCTCGTAAAGACAAGGACCACAGCAGGAGGTTGGAGAAGGTCAGAGCGGAGCTGGTTAAGCTGAAGTCCTTTGCCCTGATGTTGGTAGACGAGCGACAGCTGCACATTGAGCAGATTGACCAGCAAAGCCAGAAGGTCCAGGACCTGACTCAGAAGCTACAGGAGAAAGAGCAGCGTTTGGCGACAGTCACTGAAACCGCCAAGGAGGACGACCAGAAAGTCCTCAAGCTGGAAGCTGAGCTGGAGCATAGAGCAGCCAAGTTTGCACAGGAACACGAGGAGATGACCGCCAAGCTGGCCAGCGAAGAGTCCCAGAGCCGACAGCTTAGACTGAAGCTGGCTGGGTTAGCACACAAGattgaagagctggaggagagcaACAAGATGCTGCATAAGTCAGACGAGGACCTGCAAGAGCTGCGGGAGAAGATCAGCAAAGGGGAGTGTGGGGATTCATCTCTAATGGCCGAGCTGGAGAATCTCAGGAAGAGAGTGCTGGAGATGGAGGGCAAGGACGAGGAGATAACCAAAACAGAGACTCAGTGCAAGGAGCTGAGGAAAAAGCTTCAGGATGAGGAGAACCACAGCAAGGAGCTGAGGTTGGAAGTGGACAAACTGCAGAAGAGAATGGTGGAGCTTGAAAAACTGGAGGGAGCCTTCAATAAGAGCAAAACAGAGTGCGCTCTGCTTCATACAAACCTGGAAAAAGAGAAACGTGTTGTGAAGGATCTGGCCGGTGAGCTGGAGACAGTGAAAACCAGAATGAAAGAACTCGAGAGCTCTGAGTCAAAGTTTGAAAAGGCAGAAATGGTCCTGAAGGACGATCTCATGAAGCTGAAGTCCTTTACAGTCATACTGgtggatgaaagaaaaaatatggcGGAGAGACTTAAACAGGAAGAACAGAAGAGTGATGAGTTAAGTAAGATGTTCAAAGCAGAGCAGGGCAAGGTCACGGAGGTCACGGAGAAGCTGATCGACGAGAGCAAAAAACTTCTCAAATTCAAATCAGAAATGGAGATTAAAGTGACGAGTCTCACTAAGGAAAAAGATGAGTTAAAAACTAAACTTGCAAGTGAGGAGGAAAGATGTAGGGAGCTGAATACCAAGATAAGTGGTATGAAAATAAGAATGGAGGGACttgaggagacagagaaggaaatgCAGAGAACGTGGGCCAACAgggacaaacacagaaatccagATGACGACAACAAAGTCAAAGAGCTCACGTTAGAAATCGAAAGACTCAAGAGCAGGCTCAAACAACTCGAGGTGGTGGAAGGAgatttaatgaaaacagaggATGAGTATGATCTACTGGAGAAGAAATTCAGGACAGAGCAGGACAAAGCAAACACCCTATCAAAGATGCTGGAAGAAATGAAAGGTCAGATCGCAAGAAACAAAGCCATCGAGAAAGGTGAGGTCGTGAGTTCAGAGGCTGAGCTCAGAATTCGCTGCAAGATGGAGGAGGCTAAAACCAGAGAGCTGCGGGTGGACGTCCAGGCCCTGAAGGAGAAAATCCATGAACTGATGAACAAGGAGGACCAGCTCTCCCAGCTCCAGGTGGATTATTCTGTCCTCCAGCAGAGGTTcatggaagaggaagagaagaagaagagcatgAGCCATGAAGTCACCAACCTCACCAAGGAGCTGGAAGCCTCCAAGCGATACAGTCGTGCCTTGAGGCCCAGCATAAATGGTAGGAGGGTGGTCAATGTGACCTCCACAGCAGTGCAGACAGATGTGATGGTCAGTGAACCCGCTGAGGATGAGACGGCGGCAGGCTTCATCCGGAAATCAGTCCTCGAGGAAAACCACTTAATGAGCAACCTCAGACAACGAGGTCTTAAAAAGCCAACAGTTCTTGAACGATACCCTCCAGCCTCAGCAGAACTTGGGGCAGGAAAGTCCTGGATACCTTGGATGAAAAAGAAGGAGGCCATCACTCTCACTCAGACAACTCCTCAGAAGACTAATGGGGCATCCATGCTCCATCCATCTGAGATGACCATGTCCCAAAAGCCAGGACAGCCACTACACATCCGAGTAACCCCAGATCACGAGAACAGCACTGCCACCTTGGAGATCACCAGCCCGCGAGCTGAGGATTTCTTCTCCAGCACCACCATCATCCCAACTCTCGGCCTTCAGAAACCTCGCATCACAATCGTCCCAAAGCCCACAACCGTGTCGTCAAAGAGCAAAGCCTGTGAGCTGATGGGAGATCCTGATAGAGCCAAATCTCCGGTCATGATAACCACCATCTCCAGGACCAAGAGTCCAGACAAGACCAACGGCTGCAGCTCTAATAGCCTCCAGTCACCGGTGTCTATCATCACAGTCAGCGCCACTCCTGTAGCCGAAGCATGCGCTTCACCTGAGCCTCACAACATCACCACAGGCCGCACGGTCATCAAGATGACCCCGGAGAAGCAACCCGGGCCAGCACCTTACAGGAAATACAACGGCAAAAGCAACATCATCACAACTGAGGACAACAAGATCCACATCCACCTGGGTCCACAGTTTAAGAGGCCCTCTGAGGGCTGCAGCAGTCCAGTGTTGACGCTTGGACTGGGCTCAGAAAGCAGCAAGGAAATGCCAACAGGAACGGTGCTCCGCTCCCCACGGCAGTCATCAATGGGGAAGACGACTCCGAACAAAATGACAAGCAGCATAACAATCACACCCGTCACCTCGGCATCCTCCAGGCCGACACAGTCAGTG cCCAGTTCGGATGTGCAGTCAGCTCGGAGCGCGGCCACACGGATCCCTGTGTCAAAAGGTATGAAACCGAGCAGCAAGGCCGTTCTGGGCGTGTCGACAGTGACGCGGTTAGAGTCGCGGGCTGAAAGCCACTCGATGAAAATCGAGCTGAGGAAGTCGACAATTTGCGGCTCTGCCTCCACAGCAGGAGGCAAGATCTGA
- the LOC104928535 gene encoding filamin-A-interacting protein 1 isoform X4, with protein MLKSDRTRPDTLEAHYGSAVPSKPLQALQRDGLLTHGNNSTEDVYEKPIAELDRLEDKQKETYRRMLEQLLLAEKCHRRTVMELDNEKRKHTDFMNKSDDFTNLLEQERERLKRLLEQEKAYQARKDKDHSRRLEKVRAELVKLKSFALMLVDERQLHIEQIDQQSQKVQDLTQKLQEKEQRLATVTETAKEDDQKVLKLEAELEHRAAKFAQEHEEMTAKLASEESQSRQLRLKLAGLAHKIEELEESNKMLHKSDEDLQELREKISKGECGDSSLMAELENLRKRVLEMEGKDEEITKTETQCKELRKKLQDEENHSKELRLEVDKLQKRMVELEKLEGAFNKSKTECALLHTNLEKEKRVVKDLAGELETVKTRMKELESSESKFEKAEMVLKDDLMKLKSFTVILVDERKNMAERLKQEEQKSDELSKMFKAEQGKVTEVTEKLIDESKKLLKFKSEMEIKVTSLTKEKDELKTKLASEEERCRELNTKISGMKIRMEGLEETEKEMQRTWANRDKHRNPDDDNKVKELTLEIERLKSRLKQLEVVEGDLMKTEDEYDLLEKKFRTEQDKANTLSKMLEEMKGQIARNKAIEKGEVVSSEAELRIRCKMEEAKTRELRVDVQALKEKIHELMNKEDQLSQLQVDYSVLQQRFMEEEEKKKSMSHEVTNLTKELEASKRYSRALRPSINGRRVVNVTSTAVQTDVMVSEPAEDETAAGFIRKSVLEENHLMSNLRQRGLKKPTVLERYPPASAELGAGKSWIPWMKKKEAITLTQTTPQKTNGASMLHPSEMTMSQKPGQPLHIRVTPDHENSTATLEITSPRAEDFFSSTTIIPTLGLQKPRITIVPKPTTVSSKSKACELMGDPDRAKSPVMITTISRTKSPDKTNGCSSNSLQSPVSIITVSATPVAEACASPEPHNITTGRTVIKMTPEKQPGPAPYRKYNGKSNIITTEDNKIHIHLGPQFKRPSEGCSSPVLTLGLGSESSKEMPTGTVLRSPRQSSMGKTTPNKMTSSITITPVTSASSRPTQSVPSSDVQSARSAATRIPVSKGMKPSSKAVLGVSTVTRLESRAESHSMKIELRKSTICGSASTAGGKI; from the exons ATGCTGAAGTCGGACAGAACCAGACCGGATACTCTGGAGGCCCACTACGGCTCGGCGGTCCCCAGCAAACCCCTTCAGGCCCTGCAGAGAGACGGACTGCTCACCCACGGCAACAACAGCACCGAGGACGTGTACGAGAAACCCATCGCCGAG TTGGACCGTctggaagacaaacagaaggaGACGTACAGACGGATGctggagcagctgctgctggctgagaAATGTCACCGGAGGACGGTGATGGAGCTGGACAACGAGAAACGCAAACACACCGACTTCATGAACAAGAGCGACGACTTCACCAACCTgctggagcaggagagggagag ACTCAAAAGGCTGTTGGAGCAGGAAAAGGCCTACCAGGCTCGTAAAGACAAGGACCACAGCAGGAGGTTGGAGAAGGTCAGAGCGGAGCTGGTTAAGCTGAAGTCCTTTGCCCTGATGTTGGTAGACGAGCGACAGCTGCACATTGAGCAGATTGACCAGCAAAGCCAGAAGGTCCAGGACCTGACTCAGAAGCTACAGGAGAAAGAGCAGCGTTTGGCGACAGTCACTGAAACCGCCAAGGAGGACGACCAGAAAGTCCTCAAGCTGGAAGCTGAGCTGGAGCATAGAGCAGCCAAGTTTGCACAGGAACACGAGGAGATGACCGCCAAGCTGGCCAGCGAAGAGTCCCAGAGCCGACAGCTTAGACTGAAGCTGGCTGGGTTAGCACACAAGattgaagagctggaggagagcaACAAGATGCTGCATAAGTCAGACGAGGACCTGCAAGAGCTGCGGGAGAAGATCAGCAAAGGGGAGTGTGGGGATTCATCTCTAATGGCCGAGCTGGAGAATCTCAGGAAGAGAGTGCTGGAGATGGAGGGCAAGGACGAGGAGATAACCAAAACAGAGACTCAGTGCAAGGAGCTGAGGAAAAAGCTTCAGGATGAGGAGAACCACAGCAAGGAGCTGAGGTTGGAAGTGGACAAACTGCAGAAGAGAATGGTGGAGCTTGAAAAACTGGAGGGAGCCTTCAATAAGAGCAAAACAGAGTGCGCTCTGCTTCATACAAACCTGGAAAAAGAGAAACGTGTTGTGAAGGATCTGGCCGGTGAGCTGGAGACAGTGAAAACCAGAATGAAAGAACTCGAGAGCTCTGAGTCAAAGTTTGAAAAGGCAGAAATGGTCCTGAAGGACGATCTCATGAAGCTGAAGTCCTTTACAGTCATACTGgtggatgaaagaaaaaatatggcGGAGAGACTTAAACAGGAAGAACAGAAGAGTGATGAGTTAAGTAAGATGTTCAAAGCAGAGCAGGGCAAGGTCACGGAGGTCACGGAGAAGCTGATCGACGAGAGCAAAAAACTTCTCAAATTCAAATCAGAAATGGAGATTAAAGTGACGAGTCTCACTAAGGAAAAAGATGAGTTAAAAACTAAACTTGCAAGTGAGGAGGAAAGATGTAGGGAGCTGAATACCAAGATAAGTGGTATGAAAATAAGAATGGAGGGACttgaggagacagagaaggaaatgCAGAGAACGTGGGCCAACAgggacaaacacagaaatccagATGACGACAACAAAGTCAAAGAGCTCACGTTAGAAATCGAAAGACTCAAGAGCAGGCTCAAACAACTCGAGGTGGTGGAAGGAgatttaatgaaaacagaggATGAGTATGATCTACTGGAGAAGAAATTCAGGACAGAGCAGGACAAAGCAAACACCCTATCAAAGATGCTGGAAGAAATGAAAGGTCAGATCGCAAGAAACAAAGCCATCGAGAAAGGTGAGGTCGTGAGTTCAGAGGCTGAGCTCAGAATTCGCTGCAAGATGGAGGAGGCTAAAACCAGAGAGCTGCGGGTGGACGTCCAGGCCCTGAAGGAGAAAATCCATGAACTGATGAACAAGGAGGACCAGCTCTCCCAGCTCCAGGTGGATTATTCTGTCCTCCAGCAGAGGTTcatggaagaggaagagaagaagaagagcatgAGCCATGAAGTCACCAACCTCACCAAGGAGCTGGAAGCCTCCAAGCGATACAGTCGTGCCTTGAGGCCCAGCATAAATGGTAGGAGGGTGGTCAATGTGACCTCCACAGCAGTGCAGACAGATGTGATGGTCAGTGAACCCGCTGAGGATGAGACGGCGGCAGGCTTCATCCGGAAATCAGTCCTCGAGGAAAACCACTTAATGAGCAACCTCAGACAACGAGGTCTTAAAAAGCCAACAGTTCTTGAACGATACCCTCCAGCCTCAGCAGAACTTGGGGCAGGAAAGTCCTGGATACCTTGGATGAAAAAGAAGGAGGCCATCACTCTCACTCAGACAACTCCTCAGAAGACTAATGGGGCATCCATGCTCCATCCATCTGAGATGACCATGTCCCAAAAGCCAGGACAGCCACTACACATCCGAGTAACCCCAGATCACGAGAACAGCACTGCCACCTTGGAGATCACCAGCCCGCGAGCTGAGGATTTCTTCTCCAGCACCACCATCATCCCAACTCTCGGCCTTCAGAAACCTCGCATCACAATCGTCCCAAAGCCCACAACCGTGTCGTCAAAGAGCAAAGCCTGTGAGCTGATGGGAGATCCTGATAGAGCCAAATCTCCGGTCATGATAACCACCATCTCCAGGACCAAGAGTCCAGACAAGACCAACGGCTGCAGCTCTAATAGCCTCCAGTCACCGGTGTCTATCATCACAGTCAGCGCCACTCCTGTAGCCGAAGCATGCGCTTCACCTGAGCCTCACAACATCACCACAGGCCGCACGGTCATCAAGATGACCCCGGAGAAGCAACCCGGGCCAGCACCTTACAGGAAATACAACGGCAAAAGCAACATCATCACAACTGAGGACAACAAGATCCACATCCACCTGGGTCCACAGTTTAAGAGGCCCTCTGAGGGCTGCAGCAGTCCAGTGTTGACGCTTGGACTGGGCTCAGAAAGCAGCAAGGAAATGCCAACAGGAACGGTGCTCCGCTCCCCACGGCAGTCATCAATGGGGAAGACGACTCCGAACAAAATGACAAGCAGCATAACAATCACACCCGTCACCTCGGCATCCTCCAGGCCGACACAGTCAGTG cCCAGTTCGGATGTGCAGTCAGCTCGGAGCGCGGCCACACGGATCCCTGTGTCAAAAGGTATGAAACCGAGCAGCAAGGCCGTTCTGGGCGTGTCGACAGTGACGCGGTTAGAGTCGCGGGCTGAAAGCCACTCGATGAAAATCGAGCTGAGGAAGTCGACAATTTGCGGCTCTGCCTCCACAGCAGGAGGCAAGATCTGA
- the LOC104928535 gene encoding filamin-A-interacting protein 1 isoform X2 — MRSRNCTMEGPGDGHIQPTKGFIKQEEENTPELTKRKIKVQREEKDGKTAMSGPAKKPQKPADSRKTALPDLSKKDLLQLLGVMEGEVQAREDIIGMLKSDRTRPDTLEAHYGSAVPSKPLQALQRDGLLTHGNNSTEDVYEKPIAELDRLEDKQKETYRRMLEQLLLAEKCHRRTVMELDNEKRKHTDFMNKSDDFTNLLEQERERLKRLLEQEKAYQARKDKDHSRRLEKVRAELVKLKSFALMLVDERQLHIEQIDQQSQKVQDLTQKLQEKEQRLATVTETAKEDDQKVLKLEAELEHRAAKFAQEHEEMTAKLASEESQSRQLRLKLAGLAHKIEELEESNKMLHKSDEDLQELREKISKGECGDSSLMAELENLRKRVLEMEGKDEEITKTETQCKELRKKLQDEENHSKELRLEVDKLQKRMVELEKLEGAFNKSKTECALLHTNLEKEKRVVKDLAGELETVKTRMKELESSESKFEKAEMVLKDDLMKLKSFTVILVDERKNMAERLKQEEQKSDELSKMFKAEQGKVTEVTEKLIDESKKLLKFKSEMEIKVTSLTKEKDELKTKLASEEERCRELNTKISGMKIRMEGLEETEKEMQRTWANRDKHRNPDDDNKVKELTLEIERLKSRLKQLEVVEGDLMKTEDEYDLLEKKFRTEQDKANTLSKMLEEMKGQIARNKAIEKGEVVSSEAELRIRCKMEEAKTRELRVDVQALKEKIHELMNKEDQLSQLQVDYSVLQQRFMEEEEKKKSMSHEVTNLTKELEASKRYSRALRPSINGRRVVNVTSTAVQTDVMVSEPAEDETAAGFIRKSVLEENHLMSNLRQRGLKKPTVLERYPPASAELGAGKSWIPWMKKKEAITLTQTTPQKTNGASMLHPSEMTMSQKPGQPLHIRVTPDHENSTATLEITSPRAEDFFSSTTIIPTLGLQKPRITIVPKPTTVSSKSKACELMGDPDRAKSPVMITTISRTKSPDKTNGCSSNSLQSPVSIITVSATPVAEACASPEPHNITTGRTVIKMTPEKQPGPAPYRKYNGKSNIITTEDNKIHIHLGPQFKRPSEGCSSPVLTLGLGSESSKEMPTGTVLRSPRQSSMGKTTPNKMTSSITITPVTSASSRPTQSVPSSDVQSARSAATRIPVSKGSLTDFSSNSRC; from the exons ATGCGATCCAGGAACTGCACCATGGAGGGTCCAGGTGACGGACACATCCAGCCCACGAAAGGTTTtatcaaacaggaagaggagaacaCACCAGAGCTCACAAAGAGGAAGATCAAAGTCCAGCGAGAGGAGAAGGACGGGAAGACGGCGATGTCCGGACCGGCTAAGAAACCTCAGAAACCTGCAGACAGCCGGAAGACGGCGCTGCCGGATCTGTCAAAGAAggacctgctgcagctgctgggagTCATGGAAGGAGAAGTTCAG GCCAGAGAGGACATCATCGGCATGCTGAAGTCGGACAGAACCAGACCGGATACTCTGGAGGCCCACTACGGCTCGGCGGTCCCCAGCAAACCCCTTCAGGCCCTGCAGAGAGACGGACTGCTCACCCACGGCAACAACAGCACCGAGGACGTGTACGAGAAACCCATCGCCGAG TTGGACCGTctggaagacaaacagaaggaGACGTACAGACGGATGctggagcagctgctgctggctgagaAATGTCACCGGAGGACGGTGATGGAGCTGGACAACGAGAAACGCAAACACACCGACTTCATGAACAAGAGCGACGACTTCACCAACCTgctggagcaggagagggagag ACTCAAAAGGCTGTTGGAGCAGGAAAAGGCCTACCAGGCTCGTAAAGACAAGGACCACAGCAGGAGGTTGGAGAAGGTCAGAGCGGAGCTGGTTAAGCTGAAGTCCTTTGCCCTGATGTTGGTAGACGAGCGACAGCTGCACATTGAGCAGATTGACCAGCAAAGCCAGAAGGTCCAGGACCTGACTCAGAAGCTACAGGAGAAAGAGCAGCGTTTGGCGACAGTCACTGAAACCGCCAAGGAGGACGACCAGAAAGTCCTCAAGCTGGAAGCTGAGCTGGAGCATAGAGCAGCCAAGTTTGCACAGGAACACGAGGAGATGACCGCCAAGCTGGCCAGCGAAGAGTCCCAGAGCCGACAGCTTAGACTGAAGCTGGCTGGGTTAGCACACAAGattgaagagctggaggagagcaACAAGATGCTGCATAAGTCAGACGAGGACCTGCAAGAGCTGCGGGAGAAGATCAGCAAAGGGGAGTGTGGGGATTCATCTCTAATGGCCGAGCTGGAGAATCTCAGGAAGAGAGTGCTGGAGATGGAGGGCAAGGACGAGGAGATAACCAAAACAGAGACTCAGTGCAAGGAGCTGAGGAAAAAGCTTCAGGATGAGGAGAACCACAGCAAGGAGCTGAGGTTGGAAGTGGACAAACTGCAGAAGAGAATGGTGGAGCTTGAAAAACTGGAGGGAGCCTTCAATAAGAGCAAAACAGAGTGCGCTCTGCTTCATACAAACCTGGAAAAAGAGAAACGTGTTGTGAAGGATCTGGCCGGTGAGCTGGAGACAGTGAAAACCAGAATGAAAGAACTCGAGAGCTCTGAGTCAAAGTTTGAAAAGGCAGAAATGGTCCTGAAGGACGATCTCATGAAGCTGAAGTCCTTTACAGTCATACTGgtggatgaaagaaaaaatatggcGGAGAGACTTAAACAGGAAGAACAGAAGAGTGATGAGTTAAGTAAGATGTTCAAAGCAGAGCAGGGCAAGGTCACGGAGGTCACGGAGAAGCTGATCGACGAGAGCAAAAAACTTCTCAAATTCAAATCAGAAATGGAGATTAAAGTGACGAGTCTCACTAAGGAAAAAGATGAGTTAAAAACTAAACTTGCAAGTGAGGAGGAAAGATGTAGGGAGCTGAATACCAAGATAAGTGGTATGAAAATAAGAATGGAGGGACttgaggagacagagaaggaaatgCAGAGAACGTGGGCCAACAgggacaaacacagaaatccagATGACGACAACAAAGTCAAAGAGCTCACGTTAGAAATCGAAAGACTCAAGAGCAGGCTCAAACAACTCGAGGTGGTGGAAGGAgatttaatgaaaacagaggATGAGTATGATCTACTGGAGAAGAAATTCAGGACAGAGCAGGACAAAGCAAACACCCTATCAAAGATGCTGGAAGAAATGAAAGGTCAGATCGCAAGAAACAAAGCCATCGAGAAAGGTGAGGTCGTGAGTTCAGAGGCTGAGCTCAGAATTCGCTGCAAGATGGAGGAGGCTAAAACCAGAGAGCTGCGGGTGGACGTCCAGGCCCTGAAGGAGAAAATCCATGAACTGATGAACAAGGAGGACCAGCTCTCCCAGCTCCAGGTGGATTATTCTGTCCTCCAGCAGAGGTTcatggaagaggaagagaagaagaagagcatgAGCCATGAAGTCACCAACCTCACCAAGGAGCTGGAAGCCTCCAAGCGATACAGTCGTGCCTTGAGGCCCAGCATAAATGGTAGGAGGGTGGTCAATGTGACCTCCACAGCAGTGCAGACAGATGTGATGGTCAGTGAACCCGCTGAGGATGAGACGGCGGCAGGCTTCATCCGGAAATCAGTCCTCGAGGAAAACCACTTAATGAGCAACCTCAGACAACGAGGTCTTAAAAAGCCAACAGTTCTTGAACGATACCCTCCAGCCTCAGCAGAACTTGGGGCAGGAAAGTCCTGGATACCTTGGATGAAAAAGAAGGAGGCCATCACTCTCACTCAGACAACTCCTCAGAAGACTAATGGGGCATCCATGCTCCATCCATCTGAGATGACCATGTCCCAAAAGCCAGGACAGCCACTACACATCCGAGTAACCCCAGATCACGAGAACAGCACTGCCACCTTGGAGATCACCAGCCCGCGAGCTGAGGATTTCTTCTCCAGCACCACCATCATCCCAACTCTCGGCCTTCAGAAACCTCGCATCACAATCGTCCCAAAGCCCACAACCGTGTCGTCAAAGAGCAAAGCCTGTGAGCTGATGGGAGATCCTGATAGAGCCAAATCTCCGGTCATGATAACCACCATCTCCAGGACCAAGAGTCCAGACAAGACCAACGGCTGCAGCTCTAATAGCCTCCAGTCACCGGTGTCTATCATCACAGTCAGCGCCACTCCTGTAGCCGAAGCATGCGCTTCACCTGAGCCTCACAACATCACCACAGGCCGCACGGTCATCAAGATGACCCCGGAGAAGCAACCCGGGCCAGCACCTTACAGGAAATACAACGGCAAAAGCAACATCATCACAACTGAGGACAACAAGATCCACATCCACCTGGGTCCACAGTTTAAGAGGCCCTCTGAGGGCTGCAGCAGTCCAGTGTTGACGCTTGGACTGGGCTCAGAAAGCAGCAAGGAAATGCCAACAGGAACGGTGCTCCGCTCCCCACGGCAGTCATCAATGGGGAAGACGACTCCGAACAAAATGACAAGCAGCATAACAATCACACCCGTCACCTCGGCATCCTCCAGGCCGACACAGTCAGTG cCCAGTTCGGATGTGCAGTCAGCTCGGAGCGCGGCCACACGGATCCCTGTGTCAAAAG